The sequence AATCAGGTCAGTCATTGCGGTCAAACGTTCCTTGGAGGTGTCTCCAAAGGTGTGTTCACTATATTGGATTTCACAACCTACCATTGTGATTATGGTTGCCATGACGAGTATCGGCAGGGTCTTCATGTAGAGAGCCTCTCAACTAAGATGACGTTGAACATCACCGGGTTGCCGCCAGTAAAGTGGATTTCAAATTTGGGCCGGATCGACAACCCCTCGCCGGCACCCCTCGCCGGCAACCGTTCAGAAGCTTAGCGATCGGCTGGGAATGTGTAAATGACATAATGTGGTCGGCGCTGAATCACACCTGTCAAATCCATCGATTATCGGCAAGTCGAGCAAGAGCATCGTCCAAGGCAATCACATTTTGATCTGGGCGCGAGGGTAAGCGATCTTCAATTGGATGCCGAACCCAGTTTTCGCCGTGCTTTTCTGTTTGCTTACGTTGAGCATTGTCGACAAGGATTCGTCGCATTGCTTGGGCAGCTGCGGCAAGGAAATGGCCTCGACTTTTCCAGTGTTGATCGTTCTCATTTCCAACAAACACCCAGGCCTGGAAATGGATCAGGGCGATTGTGTTCTGCTCCTGTAACATGAACCCGAGCATTCTTGATACTCGGCGAGGCTTGTCTGATATCCCCCGCCTTTGCGTAAAGGGGCCAGCAAAGGAGGATCGCGGCGCACGTCGAAGTGAATTATGTTCGGCTCATAGCTTGGCCGAAATCAAAGTTCGACGACTTGTTTCGTCTTTTGGGACTGGTCGGCAGCCAAGACGATCCGTAGGCTGGTCATCACTCGGTCTTGGTGAGACGACATGTCCGTGTCGTTGCGAATGCAATCAATAAAGGCTCGTTGTTCTAGCAGGGCAAGCCCATCGTGATCGGGCTCTTCGATCTTGATGACTTCATCTTCGCGAACGAACTCCTTGTGATTTTGCTCGGCGTAATGCCGGATGATGGTGTTTGCTTCGACATGATGATCCTTGTCATCAGACCGCCCTTTGTCGGGGCAGATGCTGGCCGAACCCGCCGGCCCGGCAATATCTTTGATGAAGTAAGCGACTTCGCTCATCATTGGCCCCCAACCGGCCTCATACCAACCGACCGAACCGTCTTCGAATTCTACCTGAAGCTGGCCGTAGTTGCAGATGTGCTCGGGAACCAGATCCCAGTTGCGGCAGCCGATTGCGTGAACTCGCACCGGTCGACACTGGGTCATCTGGTACATGATGTCTACGTAGTGAACCCCGCAGTCAACAATCGGCGACTGCACTTGCATGATGTTGTACAGCGTGTCGTAAAAATCGCCTTTGGTCTGTTGATTCAAGTTCATTCGCATGGCGAGCGGCTTACCGAGCTCGTGAGCGATTTCTATAAACTTTTTCCACGACGGATGTGTCATGAGGATGTACCCGACGTACAACTTGCGATTCACGCGGTTGGCCAAGTCGAATAGTTCTTGAGACTGCTCGGTTGTTTCCGCGAGAGGCTTTTCCACAAACACGTGCAGCCCGCGATTTAGCGCCGTGGAAACATAGTGATAGTGCGAGTCCGTATACGTGCTGATAGCGACCGCGTCGGGAGAGGTCTTTTCGAGGGCTTCCTCGAAATCGGTAAACCGAGGAACGTCGCCGCCGAGGATATTGCTCAGATTTCCTGAACTGCCGAGGTTTCTCGTTACGATGCCAACGTTTCGGACACCGTTGATCTGCAGGTAAGCTTTCGCGTGCAAAGTGCCCATGAAGCCAGCACCTACATTCAACACTTTTATTTCGTCACTCATAGTAGGTTCTTCCGTATTGGTTGAAGTTAAGGTTGGCAACCAATTTCTTGGTTGGAAGCCGACAGCGAACAGAATCGACTAACGCACGCATTCCGTGCAGTTTCGATCTACAGGTCCGCCCAACCCAGTGCACAAACGCGCGCCGGCTGCCGTCGTTAAGAAACTCGAACAAAAGATTGACTAGTTTAACACTGCGAGAGGTACTGTGGTGCTGCCCGACCTGCGGTGCGACGCTGTCAATTCGGTCTCGCCGTAAGTCGCGTCGGATGCATCGACTTCGCTGAGTTGGCGTCTCGGCAAACTCGCACCGGTGTCCCAGTGCTTCTGAGACCTCTGCGAGTTAGTTGTCGGTTTATGCCCGCGGATTGGTGCGCAGGTAGCCTATAGATCCAGACATCTTTTGATCGGTCGATGTCGCAAGGTCTCAGCATGCAAGCTTCACTTGGTCGGCAGCCCGTCAATCGTTGGAATCGCACGATATCTGCAACGATCGGAGGTAGAGATGGCAAGACTGCCTCGACATCTTGATCGGAGACTGGTTCAACCGGATTCGTTTCCCGAGCCTCACTCCGCCCCATTGCGAGAGCCATAACTGTGGCCAGCCCTTGTCCAGCCGAAGCGGATTCGACTTCTCTTCAACTGATGGCGGTTGTTCACACCGCCATCCGGAAAAAGTTCGCGGAAATACGCGAGGTAATAGCTTCTGAACGTGATCGATGTACACAACTGTACGTAGGTTCCAAAGCACGAATGTTCGCGCAAGAATCGGTGGACTAGCGCACCAGCAGCGTTTGAGCTCCGTCTCGAAGGGTCCCCGTCAAGACGTCTTACGACTCGATGGATGGAAACTCAACCGTTCTCATGCTAACTTCGTGCCTGGTAGCGTACTCCTTGAGTTGATGGTTTAAAAGCAAAACAATTCACTCAAAGTACGCTGCTTTTTGCAACCTCCAATCAACAACTTTGGGTTATATCTCCCGTATTGATTTACCACCCTGCAACACAAATCCGAGGGCACATAATGCAGCGGACTATCCTTATTTGTGTACTCACATTTCTCGTCGCGCCGTCCGCCCTGGCGGAACAGTTGTACGTTCGGCACGATACCGCTCGCGACACGATATCGGTCTTCCAAGTGGGTTTTAACGAACCGATCTTGACGCAAAACGTGCGGCCGGACTTTCGTCCCTACATCCACCCGATCGTCGCGCCGGATCGCCGGGGCCTTCTGACCGAGTACGACCCTGAGAACCACCCACACCAGACCGGTCTGTATTGGGGCTTTACGAGTGTCAACGGGCGTGATTTTTTTCATCATTACGACGGCGATTACTGGCGTCGTTTTTCCGCGACGATTCTAAAACCCGAGGCAACTAAGAATGACCCCCGTGTTCAGTGGCAAACCATTTATGACTTGCTTGACGAAGCGGGCGAGGTGGTGATGCGTGAGACGCAAACGTGGACAATGAACGATCCCGGCCGCACCTACGTCCTCGATTTGCAGTGGAGCGGCACGGCGATGCGGGACATCACCATCGGCGAGTTCGATTATGGCGGTTTGTTTCTGCGTATGCCCTGGCGGGACGGTATGAACGGGCAAGCCGTCAACAGTAATGGACAAGTAAACGAAGATGGGGCCGAGGGCCAGCGCGCCCGCTGGCTGGATATCGGCATGCAAGTGGAGGGGCGCGGGAATCTCGCGCACATCGCGATACTTGATCACCCGGAAAATGTAGGCTTCCCGCAACCCTGGCGCGTCGATGGTGCGATGGGTGTAGGCCCTGTGCGCGCACGGCTTGGCGACTGGGAGATCCCCAAAGGTGAAACGGCGCAGATTAAGCATCGGTTGCTCGCTTACACAGGAGAATTTGACAAAGTTAGAGTTGCTTCGGCGTGGTCTTCGTATACGCGTGAACGCGGAGGCAAACCCTACGCTCAATGGGACCAAACCGATCTGGATCTCTTCGGCCAGCAAAACGTTGAAGACGTAGAAACGGTCGAGGAGGCCTACCGCGCGGAGTTTCTGACACCTGAAAAGGCCGTCGCCGCGATGACCGTACCCGACGGGTTCGAAGTCAATGTGTTCGCATCCGAGCCGATGATCACGCAACCCATGGCGTTCTGTTGGGATGACCGCGGCCGTCTGTGGATCGCCCAGAACCGTGAATACGACGGAATCGAAAACGGCATTGAACTGTCAGGAGAAAGCCAGATTCTGATCCTGGAAGATACCGACCGCGACGGTGTCGCGGACAGCAAGAAAGTATTTCTTGATGGTGTTGTGTTCCCCTCGGCCATGTCGGTTGGTTTCGGCGGACTATGGCTCGGTGCGGTACCGAATTTGCTGTTCATTCCTGACCGGGATGGGGACGACCGGGCAGATGTCGAGGATATTGAAGTCCGCCTAACGGGCTGGGGCCGCGATGACCTCCACGAAATCTTCAACAGTTTCAATTGGGGACCCGACGGGTGGCTCTATGGACTGCAGGGCATATTCACTCATTCGCGCGTGGGAAAACCGGCAGGAGAAAGCCGCATCTTCCGTCAGAACGCGCCCTACCCGGATGATATTGAATATGCAGACGAGCCGACAGAAATCAATGCGGGTGTTTGGCGCTATCACCCTATCAAGGACCGCTTCGAAGTTGTGGCGCACGGCCTGAGCAATCCCTGGGGCATCGACTACAACGCAAAGGGACAGCTCTTTGCTACCGCGTGTGTGATTCCCCACTTGTGGCACGTCGTCCCCGGCGGTATTTACCATCGCCAGTCGGGAAGTCATTTCAATCAGAACGTCTACAGTTCAATTCGCACCATCGGCGACCACCGACACCGCTCAGCCCACGGCGGAGCCCGCGTCTACCTATCCGACGCCTTTCCGGAAGCGTACCAGGGCCGACTATTCATGGGGAACATTCATGACCATGCCGTGTTGACCGATATCCTTGAGCCGCGCGGCTCCGGTTTTGTGGGTAGGCATGGAGACGATTTCCTCAAGGCCAATAACGCTCAATTTGTCGGTTTCAGCACTGAAATTGGGCCGGAAGGGGCTGTCTACATGCTCGATTGGCATGATGCTGAGATTTGCAGCGGTCCCGTTCGGAACAAAGAAACGGGGCGTGTCTATCGTATTCTCCCCAAGGAATCCAACGCGCAAGATTGGGAAGGTCGTTACGATGACATTCGGTCGCTGAGCAACGCCGAACTCGTCGACCTTCAGCTCAGCAAAAGCGAATGGCACGCCCGCCGCGCGCGGGTCGTTCTTCAGCATCGCGCCGCGAAGGGACAGGTCCGAGAAGAGTCGCACGCAGCGCTGCGCGAACTATTCGAGACGAACACGAACGGCGATCATCGCCTTCGCGCACTATGGGCGCTTCACGTCTCGGGCGGCATCGATGAAACCGGCCTGTTGGAAGCCCTGCATGACGAAGATGAATACATTCGCGCGTGGGCCATTCAATTGTTGTGTGAAGACAAGGCGCCGACAAACGCGGCGCGCACTCAGTTTGTGGCAATGGCGAAGGAGGATGAGTCCTCTGTCGTGCGGCTTTACCTTGCGTCCGCCTTGCAACGCATGCGTCCGGAATACCGTTGGCCCGTCGCTACGATTCTTGTTTCGCATGCGGAAGACGCCGAGGATCACAACATACCGAAGATAACCTGGTTCGGCATGGAGCCGCTTGTCGCCGACAATCCGAAACACGCACTCAACCTCGCCGACCAGTCGCGCATCCCGATGCTTACCCAATTTATTGGCCGTCGACTCACGGTGGGAAACCATCTCACGGAACTCGTAGAAGAAATTGGCCGCAATCCCAATACTCGGCAGCTACTGCTGCTCGGCATGCGCGACGGTCTCGAGGGGCGATTCGACCTCCAACCACCCGAGAACTGGCGGGCAGTATTCGGCGCGTTGAGCGTCCGCGATGATGAGTCCACGCCAATCGCCCGGCAACTGTCTCTCAAGTTTGGCGATCTGAATGCGGCACAAGCGCTGCTGGAAACGCTGCAGGATGGCGAGAACAGCCTCGAAGATCGGCAGGAAGCGATTCGGGGTTTAGCCGGACTCAAACGTCCCGAACTGAGGTCGGAACTGGTCGCGTTGCTGGATGATGATTTCCTTCGAACAGAGGCCATTCGCGCGATGTCCTCCTTCGACGATGAATCACTCGCAGAAACGCTCCTCGAGCGCTATGCCAACTTTTCTAACAAGGAAAAACTGGAAGTGGTTCACGCCCTGGCATCACGTCCAGGTCATGGCTGGGCCCTTACTAGAGCCATCAGACGCGGCGACGTTCCCCGGCGCGACGTCCCTGCCTATGTTGCGCGGCTGTTGCAGCGCGTTGTCGGTAATCGCTTTCTCGAAATTTGGGGGCCCGTGGAGAGGTTGTCGCCGGAGGCGGAAGCGTCATTCGTAAGATTCCGTACGCTGCTGACAGATGAAGCCATCGCCCAGGGTGACCTAGCCAAAGGGCGTGAACTCTACACTCAAACGTGTTCCGCCTGTCATCAACTGAATGGAGAAGGTGGCTTGGTTGGCCCAGATCTCACAGGCGCGAACCGCACCGACCTCGAATACTTGCTCGGCAATATCTTGACACCGAGTGCCATTATCGGGAAAGACTATTTGATGACGATGGTCTTTACCGACGACGGGCGAGTTTATGCTGGGGTTGTCATTGGCGAGAATGATCAACAACTCCAACTGCGTACTGCCAGCGTCGCAGAGCCAATTACCATCGCGAAGTCACAGATTGTAGATCGTGAAATCACCAAACTTTCAATGATGCCGGAAGGGCTGCTTGATAACCTGACTGACCCTGAAGTTATAAACTTGTTCGCGTACCTGCGAAATCTTACGCAGGTTCCGATGCAGGACGCGGCTAATCGTTGATTCAGCGAACTCCTTGTACACCTTGCTGTAAATGAAACCGAAAGGAAGTTTCATGATGAACTGGAAAGTGCTGATTTCAATCGCCACCGTCCTGTGGGCCTTCACGGGTCTCGCGCGTGCGGGTGAAACACTTTACAACGGTATCGAACTGCCGGACGAATGGCCGCCACAGAAGGACAAACTGACCCGCGAGGTAATGGAAGTTCCTTACCTTGAGAATCCCCCTGCGGTCGTTCCAGTCGATGTGGGGCGCCAGCTCTTTGTAGATGATTTCCTCGTCGAGGAGTCCACCCTAAGTCGCACGTTTCACCAGCCCGAGTACCACGAGGAACCGGTGATCACACCGGAGGAAGACACAGCAGGAATGTATGCCGCCCCCTTTAGTGGGGGAGCGTGCTACGACCCGGCCGACAAACTCTTCAAGATGTGGTATACCCGCGTGGAACCCCACGCCACCTGTTACGCAACGAGTGAGGATGGAATCCATTGGGAGAAGCCGGAACTAGATGTCGAGGCCGGTACCAATATTGTTTTAAATCCTGACGGATTCAACAGTTCGGCGATCATGTTAGATCATTGGGCCAAGAATCCGACTGAACGATTCAAATACTTCGCCAGCGAAAGGACCGAGGGGATTGAAGGATGGTTTGCAGGGCACCGTACCAGTGCCGATGGGATTCATTGGTCCGAGCTGAAGGGGTCCAAACCCATGATATGGGGTGACCGGTCAACGGCCTTCTACAATCCCTTTCGCAAGGTATGGGTATTCAGCCAGCGGACGGAGGATGAGAATGGGTGGAGAGCCAGGTCCTACGTCGAAGGACCGACACCCGAAGAGATGCTGGGAGAGATCAGATTCAACGAGTTGGATACCGTTGAAGGGAAATCGGTACATTGGGCCGGCGCCGATGAGCTTGATCCTCATCACACGGACGCCAGGTTCGCCCATATAGAGCCGCAATTGTACACCCTTGATGCTTCGCCGTATGAGAGCATCATGCTGGGGCAATTCTCGATATGGCAGGGGCCGGAAAACGACCTGTGCGGCGAACTCAACATCCAGAAGCGCAATGATATTCTATTAGGTTTCAGCCGTGACGGTTTCCACTGGGACCGGCCAAATCGTAAACGATTCATAGAAGGCACATGGGACAGAAGAAGTTGGCGGTATGGCAACGTCCAGTCATGTGCTGCAGGCCCACTGGTCGTCGGCGACAAACTCTACTTCTATTTTAGTGCCCATCCTGCGCCGAAAAGTGAGCGGTGGGATACGGATGCGACTACCGGCCTGGCAATCCTGCGTCGTGACGGCTTTGCTTCTTTGGATGCAGGCGGAAGAACAGGCACCGTGACGACGAGACCCGTGACCTTCAAGGGAAAGTATCTGTTCGTCAACGTGGATTGCCCTGATGGCGAACTGAAAGTCGAAGTACTGGACGAAGACAGCCAGGTAATCGACGGGTTTTCCATTGAGAATGCTAAGCCGATCGCAACGGACAAGACGTTGGTGCAGGTGAATTGGGAACAGAACAGAGATCTCGCAGCCCTTGCAGGTAAGCCAGTTCGGTTCCGCTTTCATCTGACGAACGGTTCGCTCTACGCTTTTTGGGTGAGTCCTGACGCATCTGGTGCTAGCCAGGGCTACGTTGGTGCCGGCGGACCTGGGTATACGGGGCCAACGGACAATGTCGGAAGAACACTCCCGGCAGATGTGCTCAAGCCGGAGGAAGACGGCGGGGTTGCCACCACGCCCTTCGAAATCGAAACGCCCGCCATGCCGAACCCGATTCCCGATACCTGGTTGACCTACCATCTGGCGCACCCCGGTCCAGACAAGGCGGTTCCCGCCGATCCGAATTGCGCCATCT comes from Pirellulaceae bacterium and encodes:
- a CDS encoding glycoside hydrolase family 32 protein; its protein translation is MMNWKVLISIATVLWAFTGLARAGETLYNGIELPDEWPPQKDKLTREVMEVPYLENPPAVVPVDVGRQLFVDDFLVEESTLSRTFHQPEYHEEPVITPEEDTAGMYAAPFSGGACYDPADKLFKMWYTRVEPHATCYATSEDGIHWEKPELDVEAGTNIVLNPDGFNSSAIMLDHWAKNPTERFKYFASERTEGIEGWFAGHRTSADGIHWSELKGSKPMIWGDRSTAFYNPFRKVWVFSQRTEDENGWRARSYVEGPTPEEMLGEIRFNELDTVEGKSVHWAGADELDPHHTDARFAHIEPQLYTLDASPYESIMLGQFSIWQGPENDLCGELNIQKRNDILLGFSRDGFHWDRPNRKRFIEGTWDRRSWRYGNVQSCAAGPLVVGDKLYFYFSAHPAPKSERWDTDATTGLAILRRDGFASLDAGGRTGTVTTRPVTFKGKYLFVNVDCPDGELKVEVLDEDSQVIDGFSIENAKPIATDKTLVQVNWEQNRDLAALAGKPVRFRFHLTNGSLYAFWVSPDASGASQGYVGAGGPGYTGPTDNVGRTLPADVLKPEEDGGVATTPFEIETPAMPNPIPDTWLTYHLAHPGPDKAVPADPNCAIYYNGKYHMHYIYQSHGASFAHVTSDDMVNWEWQETVLTSPLTGHGMFSGTAFLTKEGKAAIMYHGAGSDRNHIAFAENDALSQWTKPTVIEPRTADGRPAKMRHWDPDCWLIGDTYYALSGGEDPTIATSKDLKNWLFQGKLFHPDFPEDLGVTRDEDVSCANMFKLGDKWMMLCISHGLGARYYLGDFKDGQYLPDHHALLNWAAWDLFAPESLLTPDGRRVMWAWSTPGVFVDQRVERTKSFDRLADEKLQSGIQSLPRELSLDDDGMLEIRPLRELAQLRTHQKDVRDITIKAGDTQVLEGMEGDTIELEVVFDAPQASEFGLRILANAKGENGFKIASGTDRDTITLDYVEPPFRLKEGEDLTLRIFIDKGMIEVFANDRQAAVAWHDYEPANQHIALYANGAEVKVSKVTCWSMKSIY
- a CDS encoding Gfo/Idh/MocA family oxidoreductase, which gives rise to MSDEIKVLNVGAGFMGTLHAKAYLQINGVRNVGIVTRNLGSSGNLSNILGGDVPRFTDFEEALEKTSPDAVAISTYTDSHYHYVSTALNRGLHVFVEKPLAETTEQSQELFDLANRVNRKLYVGYILMTHPSWKKFIEIAHELGKPLAMRMNLNQQTKGDFYDTLYNIMQVQSPIVDCGVHYVDIMYQMTQCRPVRVHAIGCRNWDLVPEHICNYGQLQVEFEDGSVGWYEAGWGPMMSEVAYFIKDIAGPAGSASICPDKGRSDDKDHHVEANTIIRHYAEQNHKEFVREDEVIKIEEPDHDGLALLEQRAFIDCIRNDTDMSSHQDRVMTSLRIVLAADQSQKTKQVVEL
- a CDS encoding ECF-type sigma factor, translating into MLGFMLQEQNTIALIHFQAWVFVGNENDQHWKSRGHFLAAAAQAMRRILVDNAQRKQTEKHGENWVRHPIEDRLPSRPDQNVIALDDALARLADNRWI
- a CDS encoding PmoA family protein; translation: MQRTILICVLTFLVAPSALAEQLYVRHDTARDTISVFQVGFNEPILTQNVRPDFRPYIHPIVAPDRRGLLTEYDPENHPHQTGLYWGFTSVNGRDFFHHYDGDYWRRFSATILKPEATKNDPRVQWQTIYDLLDEAGEVVMRETQTWTMNDPGRTYVLDLQWSGTAMRDITIGEFDYGGLFLRMPWRDGMNGQAVNSNGQVNEDGAEGQRARWLDIGMQVEGRGNLAHIAILDHPENVGFPQPWRVDGAMGVGPVRARLGDWEIPKGETAQIKHRLLAYTGEFDKVRVASAWSSYTRERGGKPYAQWDQTDLDLFGQQNVEDVETVEEAYRAEFLTPEKAVAAMTVPDGFEVNVFASEPMITQPMAFCWDDRGRLWIAQNREYDGIENGIELSGESQILILEDTDRDGVADSKKVFLDGVVFPSAMSVGFGGLWLGAVPNLLFIPDRDGDDRADVEDIEVRLTGWGRDDLHEIFNSFNWGPDGWLYGLQGIFTHSRVGKPAGESRIFRQNAPYPDDIEYADEPTEINAGVWRYHPIKDRFEVVAHGLSNPWGIDYNAKGQLFATACVIPHLWHVVPGGIYHRQSGSHFNQNVYSSIRTIGDHRHRSAHGGARVYLSDAFPEAYQGRLFMGNIHDHAVLTDILEPRGSGFVGRHGDDFLKANNAQFVGFSTEIGPEGAVYMLDWHDAEICSGPVRNKETGRVYRILPKESNAQDWEGRYDDIRSLSNAELVDLQLSKSEWHARRARVVLQHRAAKGQVREESHAALRELFETNTNGDHRLRALWALHVSGGIDETGLLEALHDEDEYIRAWAIQLLCEDKAPTNAARTQFVAMAKEDESSVVRLYLASALQRMRPEYRWPVATILVSHAEDAEDHNIPKITWFGMEPLVADNPKHALNLADQSRIPMLTQFIGRRLTVGNHLTELVEEIGRNPNTRQLLLLGMRDGLEGRFDLQPPENWRAVFGALSVRDDESTPIARQLSLKFGDLNAAQALLETLQDGENSLEDRQEAIRGLAGLKRPELRSELVALLDDDFLRTEAIRAMSSFDDESLAETLLERYANFSNKEKLEVVHALASRPGHGWALTRAIRRGDVPRRDVPAYVARLLQRVVGNRFLEIWGPVERLSPEAEASFVRFRTLLTDEAIAQGDLAKGRELYTQTCSACHQLNGEGGLVGPDLTGANRTDLEYLLGNILTPSAIIGKDYLMTMVFTDDGRVYAGVVIGENDQQLQLRTASVAEPITIAKSQIVDREITKLSMMPEGLLDNLTDPEVINLFAYLRNLTQVPMQDAANR